The following are from one region of the Halarcobacter sp. genome:
- a CDS encoding glycosyl transferase: MSDFFQNGVITTLQNVGNRSLEDIEKELEEFSERRKMVLLLPALYSEFETPAMHKIIEELKEVKYLYKIILGLDKATKEQFEEVKELMSVLPCKVDVLWNDGPRIKELYKDMTVEGFPGLDTPGKGRNVWTMMGYGLADKDAYAFALHDCDIVNYSREIPARLFYPIVHPALDFEFNKGYYSRVTNKLHGRATRLLYTPLINSLAKVYGSNRYLEYMESFRYALSGEFSFIRSLGRGIGISPTWGLEVSTLSEVYKNTSNRRICQTQILESYEHKHQELGSQETGGGIYKMANDIAKTLFRVLAQEGVVFSQSSFKTLLATYFQESRFEISKYNALSKLNGLEYNREKEIKAVEAFQVAIKEAAQEFYEDPMGIPSLSSWTTVRSVMSDFSYKFNEYVRKDNE, translated from the coding sequence ATGTCAGATTTTTTTCAAAATGGAGTTATAACAACACTTCAAAATGTTGGTAATAGAAGTTTAGAGGATATAGAAAAAGAACTTGAAGAGTTTAGCGAAAGAAGAAAAATGGTACTTCTTTTACCTGCATTATATTCAGAATTTGAAACTCCTGCTATGCATAAAATAATAGAAGAGTTAAAAGAGGTAAAATATCTTTATAAAATTATTTTAGGCCTAGATAAAGCTACAAAAGAACAATTTGAAGAGGTTAAAGAGCTTATGTCTGTGCTTCCTTGTAAAGTTGATGTTTTATGGAATGATGGTCCAAGAATAAAAGAACTTTATAAAGATATGACTGTTGAAGGATTCCCAGGTCTTGATACTCCGGGGAAAGGAAGAAACGTATGGACAATGATGGGTTATGGTTTAGCAGACAAAGATGCATATGCTTTTGCTTTACATGATTGTGATATTGTAAATTATAGTAGAGAAATACCTGCAAGATTATTTTATCCAATTGTACACCCTGCATTAGATTTTGAATTTAACAAAGGTTATTATTCAAGAGTAACAAATAAACTACATGGTAGAGCAACAAGATTACTATATACTCCGCTTATCAATTCTTTGGCAAAAGTTTATGGTTCAAATAGGTATTTAGAATATATGGAAAGTTTCAGATATGCCTTATCTGGTGAGTTTTCATTTATAAGATCACTTGGAAGAGGTATTGGTATCTCACCAACTTGGGGACTTGAAGTATCAACTTTAAGTGAGGTTTATAAAAATACTTCAAACAGAAGAATTTGTCAAACTCAGATTTTAGAATCATATGAACATAAACATCAAGAGTTGGGAAGTCAAGAAACAGGTGGTGGAATATATAAAATGGCGAATGATATTGCAAAAACTTTATTTAGAGTTTTAGCTCAAGAGGGCGTTGTTTTTTCACAAAGTTCTTTTAAAACACTACTTGCAACATATTTCCAAGAATCTAGATTTGAAATATCAAAATATAACGCACTTAGTAAACTAAATGGCTTAGAATATAACAGAGAAAAAGAGATAAAAGCAGTAGAAGCTTTCCAAGTTGCTATTAAAGAAGCTGCACAAGAGTTTTATGAAGACCCTATGGGTATCCCTTCATTATCTTCTTGGACAACTGTTAGATCTGTTATGTCTGACTTTTCATACAAATTTAACGAGTATGTTAGAAAGGATAATGAATAA
- a CDS encoding DUF4147 domain-containing protein: MYKEELEKIYYKALKKVQADSIIQDNISLKKDILKVVDETVNLKKIDNLYIFGVGKAAYAMAKECEKIIGEKISGGVVVSTTKGKLKHLTHFTSTHPEVTKKSEKAANLLFEKSSQLNKNDYFIFLLSGGASAMIEKPIEGLSLEDFIKGSSALLTSGIDIKALNTIRKSISQIKGGKLANNFKAKGKVLVLSDVIGDDLNIIGSAPMNNGKFKHHLVGNNKIALKEAKKYCKNSFEKVDIITTTLAKDSEKACSYISKKIKEYDKKYKKFVLLFGGETTTTVKSKNGYGGRNQELALRLFINDSIDKNISILSAGSDGIDGRSDATGAFVDFELHKKIKKLNLNPNEFLDNSDSNTFFKKVGYDFVTGITGTNVMDFIIVLKKGEE, translated from the coding sequence ATGTATAAAGAAGAATTAGAAAAAATATATTATAAGGCTTTAAAAAAAGTACAAGCAGATTCTATTATTCAAGATAATATCTCTTTAAAAAAAGATATATTAAAAGTTGTAGATGAAACTGTTAACTTAAAAAAAATAGATAATTTGTATATCTTTGGGGTTGGAAAAGCAGCATATGCAATGGCTAAAGAGTGTGAAAAGATTATTGGTGAAAAAATTTCAGGGGGAGTAGTTGTTTCTACTACAAAAGGGAAATTAAAACATCTAACACATTTTACTTCAACTCATCCAGAAGTAACTAAAAAAAGTGAAAAGGCTGCAAATCTTTTATTTGAAAAAAGTTCACAATTAAATAAAAATGATTATTTTATATTTTTATTATCAGGTGGTGCTTCTGCGATGATAGAAAAACCAATTGAGGGTTTATCTTTAGAAGATTTTATAAAAGGTTCATCTGCTTTATTAACTTCGGGTATTGATATAAAAGCATTAAATACTATAAGAAAATCTATTTCACAAATAAAAGGTGGAAAGTTAGCTAATAATTTTAAAGCTAAAGGGAAAGTCTTAGTTTTAAGTGATGTAATAGGTGATGATTTAAATATAATTGGCTCAGCTCCAATGAATAATGGAAAGTTTAAACATCATTTAGTTGGAAACAATAAAATTGCATTAAAAGAAGCAAAAAAATATTGTAAAAATTCATTTGAAAAAGTTGATATTATTACAACAACTTTAGCAAAAGACTCAGAAAAAGCATGTTCTTATATAAGTAAAAAAATCAAAGAATATGATAAAAAATATAAAAAATTTGTGCTTTTATTTGGGGGAGAAACTACAACTACAGTTAAATCAAAAAATGGATACGGAGGAAGAAATCAAGAACTTGCTTTAAGACTTTTTATAAATGATAGCATAGATAAAAATATTTCTATTTTAAGTGCTGGAAGTGATGGTATTGATGGTCGTTCAGATGCAACTGGAGCATTTGTAGATTTTGAACTTCATAAAAAAATTAAAAAATTAAATCTAAATCCAAATGAGTTTTTAGATAATAGTGATAGTAATACCTTCTTTAAAAAAGTGGGATATGATTTTGTCACAGGAATAACAGGCACAAATGTAATGGATTTTATTATAGTACTAAAAAAAGGAGAAGAGTAG